A region from the Thioalkalivibrio sp. ALJ12 genome encodes:
- a CDS encoding DUF4160 domain-containing protein: MDRGKCSAKFRLRRVALARNMGFPAHELRRIRGVVEGRQPERLEAWNEFFGHERG, from the coding sequence GTGGACCGTGGAAAGTGCTCGGCCAAGTTCCGGTTGCGCCGTGTGGCACTGGCGCGGAATATGGGGTTTCCGGCGCACGAATTGCGGCGGATTCGGGGGGTTGTCGAGGGTCGGCAGCCGGAGCGGTTGGAGGCTTGGAATGAGTTCTTTGGCCACGAACGCGGATGA
- a CDS encoding DUF2442 domain-containing protein → MSSLATNADERAASVDFTEHDLVVGLMDGRRISVPLEWYPRLAHATPAQLRIWEISAGGYGIHWPELDEDLSTEGLLRGAPAPAR, encoded by the coding sequence ATGAGTTCTTTGGCCACGAACGCGGATGAGCGTGCTGCGTCGGTGGATTTCACCGAGCATGACTTGGTGGTTGGCCTGATGGATGGCCGCCGAATCTCGGTTCCGCTGGAGTGGTACCCACGCCTCGCGCACGCAACGCCCGCTCAGCTACGGATCTGGGAGATCTCCGCCGGAGGCTACGGAATTCACTGGCCAGAGCTCGACGAGGACCTGAGCACCGAAGGGCTGTTGCGGGGCGCACCTGCTCCCGCTCGTTAA